CGGACTTCGACTGGGGCCGGATCGCGGAGGCGACCGTCGAGGTTTACCGACGGGCCCGGGTGGGCGAACCAGTGGAGCTCGGGCGGCCGAAGATCGCTACCGGGAACGCGTTCGAGGTACAGTAGCCGCAGGTCAGCGCATTGCTCGGGTTTTTGCCGATTGGTGGCGAATCTGGTCGGGCGGCTGAAGCACCTGCTCGCCGTTTGTAGCGTGAGCTGCGAGGCGGCTGGTGGAGAGCTTCGCCGGTCCGCAGCGAATGGCACCGGCGGGTGCTTGATCGGGTCATCTGCACGGCCGCCCGGATTTCGCCAGTTGACGACGATGACCGATCGCCGGGCCGACGCTGCCTGCGGTCGGCTTAGCGCGGGCGGCAGGTGTCAGCGAGGGTCGACGGCTGCGACAATGTCCCGGTAGTCCGGGTCGGCGGCGACGCGGTCGAAGGCGCTCGCCAAGACCGCGTCGGTGATCTGCGCTGATCGCGACAAGGCCGAAGCCCGCGCCCTCCGCCCTGAAGTGGACGACGGAGAAGCGCGGGCTCGGGAAAGACCCGGGTCCGGTGGCGGGGAGCCTCCGCCACCGGACCCGTCCCCCGCCACCATCCCAAACGTGGTGCGGGGCAACCGGTCGCCTGTGGTCAGGTCACGGGCGACCGGAACTGGGGTTACCGCACCGCCTCGGTGAGGTAGCGGGCATAGGCGCCCGTCGTGAGGAAGCTCGGCAGTTTGTCGCCGAGCGCGGTCTCGGTGAAGATCGCGCGGGCGTCGTCCAGGCGAGCCGACGGGCCGAGGTCCGCGCGGACCTTCGCCAGCTCGTCGTCCAGGAACTCGACTGCAAGCTCATGAGTCAGCGCGGTGCCGTCCTCGAGCTTCGTGCCGTTGCGGATCCACTGCCACACCTGGCAGCGGGCGATTTCGGCCGTCGCGGCGTCTTCCATCAGGTTGTGGATCGCCGCAGCGCCGGTGCCACGCAGCCAGGAGTCGACGTAGCGAAGGGCGACGTTGATGTTCGCGCGCACGCCCGCCTCGGTCACTTCGCCGCCGGCGCTCGCGACGTCGAGCAAGTCCGCGGCGGTGACGGTCACGTCATCGCGCAGCTTGCCGAGCTGGTTCGGCCAGCCGCCGAGGACGTTGTCGAACACCTCGCGGCACACCGGGACCAGGCCGGGGTGCGCGACCCAGGAACCGTCGAACCCGTCGCCTGCTTCGCGTTCCTTGTCCTGGCGGACCTTTTCCAGCGCGTTCTCGTTGGTGACCGGATCCTTGCTCGGGATGAACGCGGCCATTCCGCCGATCGCGTGCGCTCCGCGGCGGTGGCAGGTGCGGACGAGCAATTCCGTGTAGGCGCGCATGAACGGGACCGTCATCGTCACCTGGGCACGGTCCGGCAGAACGAAATCGGCGCCGTGGGCGGAGAAGTTCTTGATGACACTGAAGATGTAGTCCCAGCGTCCGGCGTTCAGGCCGGCCGCGTGCTCGCGCAGTTCGTAGAGGATCTCGTCCATCTCGAAGGCCGCGGTGATCGTCTCGATCAGCACGGTCGCCCGGATGGTGCCGCGCGGAATGCCGAGTTCCCTCTGCGCCAGCAGGAAAACGTCGTTCCACAGCCGCGCTTCGAGGTGGCTTTCCAGCTTCGGCAGGTAGAAGTACGGGCCGCTGCCGCGCGCCAGGAGCTGGCGTGCGTTGTGGAAGAAGTACAGGCCGAAGTCCACGAGGCTGGCCGAAACCGGGCGGCCGTCGATGCGGATGTGCTTCTCCACCAGGTGCCAGCCGCGGGGGCGGGCGACGATCGTGGCCGGGTCGTCGCCGATCGCGTAACGCTTGCCTGCTTCGGTCGTGAAGTCGATGTTGCGGCGGATGGCGTCGAACAGGTTCAGCTGCCCGTCGACGACGTTGTGCCAGGTCGGGGACGTCGCATCCTCGAAGTCGGCCAGCCAGACCTTCGCGCCGGAGTTCAGCGCGTTGACGGTCATCTTCCGGTCGGTCGGCCCGGTGATTTCGACGCGGCGGTCCTCGAGACCGGGCGCGGCGGGCGCGATGTGCCAGCTCTCGTCGGCTCGGATCGACTGAGTCTGCGGAAGGAAGTCCAGGTGCTCCTCACCCGACTGCAGACGTTCGCGGCGGCGGCGGCGCTCGTCGAGGAGCTCGCGGCGGCGTCCGGCGAAGGTGTTGTCGAGCTTGGCTACGAAGTCCAGTGCGGCCGGGGTGAGGATCTCGGCGAAGCGGCCGTCGACGGGCCCGGTGACCTCGATGCGGGTGTTCAACGTGTCAGCCATCTCGTACCTCCGCGAAGGGGGAAAGGGAAGGGGCGGGCCGGCGACCGGAGTCGCCGGCCCGCGAGGTGTGTCAGTGGAACTGGTCTTCTTCGGTCGAACCCTTGAGCGCGGTGGTCGAGCTCTCCGGGTTCAGCGCGGTGGAAACCAGGTCGAACCAGCCGGTGCCGACCTCGCGCTGGTGCTTCGTCGCGGTGTAGCCGCGCTCCTCCGAAGCGAACTCGCGCTCCTGCAGATCGACGTAGGCGGTCATGCCCTCGCGGGCGTAACCGTGCGCCAGGTCGAACATCGAGTAGTTCAGCGCGTGGAACCCGGCCAACGTGATGAACTGGAACTTGTAGCCCATGGCGCCGAGTTCGCGCTGGAAACGCGCGATGGTGTCGTCGTCCAGGTGCTTCTTCCAGTTGAACGACGGCGAGCAGTTGTAGGCCAGCATCTGGTCCGGGTACTGCGCCTTGATCGCCTCGGCGTACTTGCGGGCGACCTCGAGGTCCGGCGTGGAGGTTTCCATCCACAGCAGGTCGGCGTACTGCGCGTAGGCCAGGCCGCGGTCGATGCACGGCTCGATGCCGTTGCTGACCTCGTAGAAGCCCTCAGAGGTACGGCCGCCGGTCAGGTACTTGCGGTCACGCTCGTCGACGTCGCTGGTCAGCAGGGTCGCGGCCTGTGCGTCGGTGCGGGCGACGACCAGGCTCGGCACGTTCAGCACGTCCGCGGCGAGGCGGGCGGCGTTCAGAGTGCGCTCGTGCTGCTTGGTCGGGATCAGGACCTTGCCGCCGAGGTGGCCGCACTTCTTCTCGGACGCGAGCTGGTCTTCCCAGTGCACGCCCGCGGCACCGGCCGCGATCATGCCCTTCATCAGCTCGAACGCGTTCAGCGGACCGCCGAAGCCGGCTTCCGCGTCGGCGACGATCGGGGCGAACCAGTCGATGTCGCCGTTGCCCTCGGCCCAGTTGATCTGGTCCGCGCGGCTCAGCGCGTTGTTGATGCGGCGGACCACGGCCGGGACCGAGTTGGCCGGGTAGAGGCTCTGGTCCGGGTAGGTCTGGCCGGCCAGGTTGGCGTCGGCGGCGACCTGCCAGCCGGACAGGTAGATGGCCTTGAGGCCGGCCCGCACCTGCTGCACGGCCTGGTTGCCGGTGAGCGCGCCCAGCGCGTGGACGTAGTCCTCGCTGTGCAGCAGCTCCCACAGCTTCTCGGCGCCGCGGCGCGCGAGGGTGTGCTCTTCGACGACCGAACCGCGAAGCTTCACCACGTCGGCGGCGGAGTAGGTCCGCTGGACGCCCGCCCAGCGGGGGTCGGTCTTCCACTGCTCGGCCAGCTCGGCCGCCGCCTGCTCGAGCTGATTGGCCTGCTCGGTCATCGGACTCTCCCGTGTTGCGAAGTTTGCGATTGCTCGCCTTGCCTGGTCACGACCCTGACACGAGCGGGAAAACCGGGTCTACACCTCCAATTTGCCAATTTCTGCGAAGGCCGCCTAGCATGTTGCGAAGGTTGCGAATCCACGGTTCGCAACCACAGCGAAAATTCGCGGGCTTGATCGTTCACGTAATCGTTCAGGCCCGGAAACCTTCCGGCCGAACGGAGCTCCCATGGACAAAACTTTCGCCGGAGCGCGGCTACGGCATCTGCGCGAGAGCCGGTCGATGAGCCAGGCCGACCTGGCCCGTGTGCTCGAGATCTCACCTAGTTACCTCAACCAGATCGAGCACAATTCGCGCCCGCTGACCGTGCCGGTGCTGCTGCGGATCACGCAGGCGTTCGGCGTCGACACGGAGTTCTTCGCCAACAACGACACGTCTCGGCTCGTCGCCGACGTGAAGGAAGCGCTGCTGGACGAGGTCGTGGGCGTCGACGTGACCACGACCGAACTGAACGAGCTGGCCAGCAACCTGCCGTCGATCGCGCAAGCGCTGGTGAAGCTGCACCGCAGCTACCGCAACGCGGTCGAAAGCACCGCCGCGCTGACCACGGAAAACGGTCTGGGCCTGCACGGCAGCGCGGCCGCGTCGCTGCCGCACGAAGAGGTCCGCGACTTCTTCTACGAGCGGGAGAACTACGTCGCCGAGTTGGACGAACGCGCCGAGCGGATGGCCGCGTCGATCCCGCTTCGCCGCGGTTCGGTGCTCGGGTCGTTGAAGGACCGGTTGTGGCAGCGCTATGGCGTCGAGGTGACCAGCGAGGGCATCGACGAATCCGCCGGCGAGCAGCACCGGTACGAGCCGGCGACGCGAATGCTGCGGCTGGCCCCGAGCTTGCGGGTCGGGCAACAGGCGTTCCGGATGGCATCGCAGATCGCGTTGCTCGAGTACGACGACCTGATCACCGAACTCGCCGATTCGTGGGCGTTTTCCGGCCCGGCGGCGCGGACGCTCGCCCGGGTCGGCCTGGCGAACTACTTCGCCGGCGCGCTGATCCTGCCGTACGGACCGTTCCTGGCCGCGGCGGAGGAGTTCCGGTACGACATCGAGCGGTTGTGCGACCACTTCGGCGTTGGATTCGAAACCGCATGCCACCGACTGTCGACGCTGCAGCGGCCGAAGCAGCGCGGAGTCCCGTTCTCGTTCGTGCGGGTGGACCGTGCCGGGAACATGTCGAAGCGCCAGTCAGCGGCAGGCTTCCACTTCTCGCGCGTCGGCGGGGCGTGCCCGTTGTGGAACATCTACGAGGCGTTCACGTCGCCAGGCAAGATCCTCACCCAGATCGCGGCGCTCCCGGACGGCAAGCGGTACTTCTGGGTCGCGCGGACCGTTTCGCGCAACATCGGCGGCTACGGCAGCCCAGGCAAGACGTTCACCGTCGGCCTCGGCTGTGAACTGCGGCACGCGGGCCGGCTGATCTACTCGATGGGTCTCGACCTGGACGAACCTGCCGCCGCGACGCCGATCGGCATGGGCTGCAAGGTGTGCGACCGGCCGGCGTGCTCGCAGCGCGCGTTTCCGGCGATCGGCAAACCGCTCACCGTGGACGAAAACACCAGCACCTTCGTCCCGTATCCGGCAGTGCCGAAGACGTGAGCGGCAACGATGAGATGTGTTGACGCGAGTGCCCCGGACGTGTTCGCCGGGCGCGAAGTACATTCACCCGAGTGCAGGACATCGACACGGTGAACGCAGAACTGGTCGAGCAGGCCGCCGCTCGTCTCGCGGGCGTGGTCACGCGGACGCCTCTCGAACCCAACGCGCGGCTCTCGTCGCGCGTAGACGCGCGCGTCTGGCTCAAGCGCGAGGACCAGCAGACGGTCCGTTCGTACAAGATCCGAGGCGCGTACAACTTCATCGTGCAGCTCGACGCTGCAACGCGGGAGCGGGGCGTCGTGTGCGCGAGCGCGGGCAACCACGCGCAAGGTGTCGCGTACGCGTGCCGTCGGCTTGGAGCAGACGGCCGCGTCTACGTGCCGGGTACTACGCCTCGCCAGAAGCGTGAGCGCATCGCGGCGCTCGGCGGGACGCACATCGAGGTCATCGTTGTCGGCGAGACGTACGAAGATGCCTTCGCGGCGGCTCAGGATGACGCCCGGCGCACGGGGGCGACGCTCGTGCCTG
This sequence is a window from Amycolatopsis benzoatilytica AK 16/65. Protein-coding genes within it:
- a CDS encoding short-chain fatty acyl-CoA regulator family protein, coding for MDKTFAGARLRHLRESRSMSQADLARVLEISPSYLNQIEHNSRPLTVPVLLRITQAFGVDTEFFANNDTSRLVADVKEALLDEVVGVDVTTTELNELASNLPSIAQALVKLHRSYRNAVESTAALTTENGLGLHGSAAASLPHEEVRDFFYERENYVAELDERAERMAASIPLRRGSVLGSLKDRLWQRYGVEVTSEGIDESAGEQHRYEPATRMLRLAPSLRVGQQAFRMASQIALLEYDDLITELADSWAFSGPAARTLARVGLANYFAGALILPYGPFLAAAEEFRYDIERLCDHFGVGFETACHRLSTLQRPKQRGVPFSFVRVDRAGNMSKRQSAAGFHFSRVGGACPLWNIYEAFTSPGKILTQIAALPDGKRYFWVARTVSRNIGGYGSPGKTFTVGLGCELRHAGRLIYSMGLDLDEPAAATPIGMGCKVCDRPACSQRAFPAIGKPLTVDENTSTFVPYPAVPKT
- the aceB gene encoding malate synthase A gives rise to the protein MADTLNTRIEVTGPVDGRFAEILTPAALDFVAKLDNTFAGRRRELLDERRRRRERLQSGEEHLDFLPQTQSIRADESWHIAPAAPGLEDRRVEITGPTDRKMTVNALNSGAKVWLADFEDATSPTWHNVVDGQLNLFDAIRRNIDFTTEAGKRYAIGDDPATIVARPRGWHLVEKHIRIDGRPVSASLVDFGLYFFHNARQLLARGSGPYFYLPKLESHLEARLWNDVFLLAQRELGIPRGTIRATVLIETITAAFEMDEILYELREHAAGLNAGRWDYIFSVIKNFSAHGADFVLPDRAQVTMTVPFMRAYTELLVRTCHRRGAHAIGGMAAFIPSKDPVTNENALEKVRQDKEREAGDGFDGSWVAHPGLVPVCREVFDNVLGGWPNQLGKLRDDVTVTAADLLDVASAGGEVTEAGVRANINVALRYVDSWLRGTGAAAIHNLMEDAATAEIARCQVWQWIRNGTKLEDGTALTHELAVEFLDDELAKVRADLGPSARLDDARAIFTETALGDKLPSFLTTGAYARYLTEAVR
- the aceA gene encoding isocitrate lyase, giving the protein MTEQANQLEQAAAELAEQWKTDPRWAGVQRTYSAADVVKLRGSVVEEHTLARRGAEKLWELLHSEDYVHALGALTGNQAVQQVRAGLKAIYLSGWQVAADANLAGQTYPDQSLYPANSVPAVVRRINNALSRADQINWAEGNGDIDWFAPIVADAEAGFGGPLNAFELMKGMIAAGAAGVHWEDQLASEKKCGHLGGKVLIPTKQHERTLNAARLAADVLNVPSLVVARTDAQAATLLTSDVDERDRKYLTGGRTSEGFYEVSNGIEPCIDRGLAYAQYADLLWMETSTPDLEVARKYAEAIKAQYPDQMLAYNCSPSFNWKKHLDDDTIARFQRELGAMGYKFQFITLAGFHALNYSMFDLAHGYAREGMTAYVDLQEREFASEERGYTATKHQREVGTGWFDLVSTALNPESSTTALKGSTEEDQFH